From a single Mycobacteriales bacterium genomic region:
- a CDS encoding MarR family transcriptional regulator, giving the protein MSRADLVDQVLAWIDEVAPALRHLPGEDELGASAALVLQVCLPPATVTQTEIVNRLGASRAGTSQLIHRLETAGLVTRQPDPNDQRVWLVQATTRGVAAYAAARETRRSAVHNALSAVPVGQRDNLSAALPALAALCSAMTPPAT; this is encoded by the coding sequence GTGTCACGCGCTGACCTGGTCGACCAGGTCCTGGCCTGGATCGACGAGGTCGCCCCCGCCCTGCGCCACCTGCCGGGCGAGGACGAGCTCGGAGCCAGCGCCGCCCTCGTGCTGCAGGTGTGCCTGCCTCCGGCGACCGTCACCCAGACCGAGATCGTGAACCGGCTCGGTGCCAGTCGGGCCGGCACCTCCCAGCTGATCCACCGGCTCGAGACTGCTGGACTCGTGACCCGCCAGCCCGACCCCAACGACCAGCGAGTGTGGCTCGTGCAGGCCACCACCAGAGGAGTCGCGGCCTACGCAGCCGCTCGGGAGACTCGACGATCGGCCGTCCACAACGCGCTGTCTGCAGTGCCAGTCGGTCAACGCGACAACCTCAGCGCCGCACTGCCCGCTCTCGCAGCACTGTGTAGCGCCATGACCCCGCCGGCCACCTAG
- a CDS encoding TetR/AcrR family transcriptional regulator, producing MRPVPTQLAAKLYRAGELLADQGLDNTKIEEIAEVTGVPKATLYYYFAGKEEVLAFLFHDFLSLVAGDVAVAASAPGTGEERLRSVIDAQLRLMFEHPAVCRALIGDLGRAGRLPEIAAAINEAFYAPLDRLLAEGAADGSLRPMDDPVGAAATIFGAVTMAGLGIMVTSTTNDVDHIIELVQQILLGGLTAPRRAAKKR from the coding sequence ATGCGACCGGTCCCGACCCAGCTCGCCGCCAAGCTCTACCGAGCCGGCGAGCTGCTCGCCGACCAGGGACTGGACAACACCAAGATCGAAGAGATCGCCGAGGTCACCGGCGTCCCGAAAGCGACCCTGTACTACTACTTCGCCGGCAAGGAAGAAGTCCTCGCCTTCCTGTTCCACGACTTTCTGTCCCTCGTCGCCGGAGATGTCGCGGTCGCGGCCAGCGCTCCAGGAACCGGCGAAGAACGGCTCCGCTCCGTCATCGACGCCCAGCTCCGCCTCATGTTCGAACACCCCGCCGTGTGCCGGGCGCTGATCGGCGACCTCGGTCGGGCCGGACGCTTGCCGGAGATCGCAGCCGCGATTAACGAGGCGTTCTACGCACCGTTGGACCGACTGCTCGCCGAGGGCGCCGCCGATGGATCACTTCGACCCATGGACGATCCGGTCGGCGCCGCAGCCACCATTTTCGGCGCGGTCACCATGGCCGGCCTCGGGATCATGGTGACCTCGACGACCAACGATGTCGACCACATCATCGAACTGGTCCAGCAGATCCTTCTCGGCGGGCTGACTGCGCCACGACGCGCCGCGAAGAAGCGGTGA
- a CDS encoding MMPL family transporter, with amino-acid sequence MRQPTSRPRALAHPVDRLVRGSLRRPWLVLGVWAVLAILLNTAVPQLETVVQHSSAPFFPASAPSVRALEAMDKAFGSGDTRSDAFVVLVDTAGLSASDTTTYRGLVRGIAAQPQRVPDLQDWIDHPQLRRVLISKDHRATYLPLGLSSDIGSAASIADVKWLRSLAATVPRGPTTRVYVTGDPATITDLNDTVDRTSKRITVISLLALIAILILIYRRPVTILVPLATIGIAVACTRGVLALSGQAGFPVSTFTPAFIAAIVLGAGTDYTVFLIARFQEELRNGLEPREAIAVAGVRIGRVLAASGATVIIGSALLGLANLAILAATGPAIAIAIAVTALVSLTVTPVLIAFAGTRIAAKHAPKPDGLWVRTGRLAAGRPAAVLVVGLILLVGLAAFFPTMHLSFDERSAQPPSTPSNQGYAALNAHFPANETLPDYLLVEADHSLRDPADLAALNSLSESLTKIPSTQTVYSLTQPSGRPLKPATIASQVGTLAHRLNTASQKLAAKRHQLGSFSSGSTRLTSGAAQLGAGSRAATNAVSRFIVGLSKEHNGLGRAATGLGQAGHGASRLSAGALTLGRDLHQAHDQVAQAVSGLGQISGALDADPLCTVDPICRNARKALRTIYLAEHDKLLPGLNQAADGATRIGHGDGTLASGLQRLHAGLTRAENGTAQLNAGERLFQTKLGQLSNGVSQLASGVGQLPSNVQKLLDATGKLNHGLTKAGGYLQQVSTHADTPEAAGFYLTASDLARPAFSLAQQLFLSPNGHLARIQIVGTTDPLTNSGQARYHQIESTAALSIRGTSLHGAHLQLTGAGGFGNDLDNYLHQDAQLVALAVLLSVFLILVVALRALVAPLYLLASVVLSYAAAMGLTTLVWQHLLGHQIDFFVPVLGFVLLVAVGADYNILLMSRLREHDDVPTPQTVARAVASTGAVITSAGIIFATTFAALLGSPLLGLAEIGFAMASGLLLDTFVVRTLIVPACATLIGGRNWWPSKHATRESPDRDHHEVLTPIQHA; translated from the coding sequence GTGCGTCAACCCACCTCACGCCCGCGCGCGCTTGCCCATCCGGTTGATCGTCTGGTCCGCGGGTCGCTGCGCCGGCCGTGGTTGGTGCTCGGTGTGTGGGCGGTGCTCGCGATCCTGCTGAATACCGCGGTCCCGCAGCTCGAGACGGTCGTGCAGCACAGCAGCGCGCCGTTTTTCCCGGCGAGCGCCCCGTCGGTGCGGGCGTTGGAGGCCATGGACAAGGCCTTCGGTTCGGGTGACACCCGCTCAGACGCGTTCGTAGTCCTGGTCGACACCGCTGGGCTATCCGCGTCGGACACGACCACCTACCGCGGGCTGGTGCGGGGAATCGCCGCGCAGCCTCAGCGGGTTCCCGACCTGCAGGATTGGATTGACCATCCGCAGCTTCGACGGGTTCTCATCAGCAAGGACCATCGCGCGACCTATCTGCCTCTGGGGCTCTCGAGCGATATCGGGTCGGCCGCGTCGATCGCCGACGTCAAATGGCTCCGCTCACTCGCTGCGACGGTGCCACGCGGGCCGACCACCCGCGTCTATGTCACCGGGGACCCGGCGACCATCACTGACCTGAACGACACGGTCGACCGAACCTCGAAGCGGATCACCGTGATCAGTCTGCTCGCGTTGATCGCGATCCTGATCCTGATCTACCGCCGGCCGGTCACCATTCTGGTGCCGCTCGCGACGATCGGCATCGCCGTGGCCTGCACCCGCGGCGTGCTCGCGCTGTCCGGACAGGCCGGGTTCCCGGTGTCGACCTTCACCCCGGCGTTCATCGCCGCGATCGTGCTCGGCGCGGGAACCGACTACACCGTGTTCTTGATCGCCCGGTTCCAGGAAGAGTTGCGTAACGGACTCGAGCCACGCGAGGCGATCGCCGTCGCCGGCGTAAGGATCGGGCGCGTGCTGGCGGCCTCCGGCGCGACCGTCATCATCGGGAGCGCCCTGCTCGGCTTGGCGAACCTCGCGATCCTCGCGGCAACCGGCCCGGCGATCGCGATCGCGATCGCGGTGACCGCGCTGGTCAGCCTGACCGTTACCCCGGTCCTGATCGCGTTCGCAGGGACCCGGATCGCGGCGAAGCACGCGCCCAAACCCGATGGGCTCTGGGTACGCACCGGGCGGCTGGCCGCGGGCCGACCAGCGGCGGTGCTAGTGGTCGGACTGATCCTGCTGGTCGGGCTCGCCGCCTTCTTCCCGACCATGCATCTGTCGTTCGACGAGAGGTCGGCACAGCCGCCCTCGACCCCGAGCAACCAGGGGTACGCCGCGCTGAACGCGCACTTCCCGGCGAACGAGACCCTGCCCGACTATCTGCTGGTCGAGGCTGACCACAGCCTGCGCGACCCTGCGGACCTCGCCGCGTTGAACTCGCTGAGCGAGTCACTGACCAAGATCCCCTCCACGCAGACCGTCTACAGCCTGACCCAGCCCAGCGGCCGGCCACTCAAACCAGCGACCATCGCCAGCCAGGTCGGAACGCTCGCCCACCGGCTCAACACGGCCAGCCAGAAGCTGGCCGCGAAGCGCCACCAACTCGGCTCGTTCAGCTCCGGCTCCACGCGGCTGACCTCAGGCGCCGCCCAACTCGGCGCCGGCTCACGGGCCGCGACCAACGCGGTCAGCCGGTTCATCGTCGGGCTGAGCAAGGAACACAACGGGCTGGGCCGGGCCGCCACCGGCCTCGGGCAAGCGGGCCACGGCGCCAGCCGGCTCTCGGCCGGAGCGCTGACCCTTGGCCGCGACCTGCACCAGGCCCACGACCAGGTCGCCCAGGCCGTATCGGGCCTCGGCCAGATCAGCGGTGCGCTCGACGCCGACCCGTTGTGCACCGTCGACCCGATCTGCCGCAACGCCCGCAAGGCCCTGCGCACCATCTATCTCGCTGAGCACGACAAGCTGCTGCCCGGCCTGAACCAGGCCGCCGACGGCGCGACCCGGATCGGCCACGGTGACGGCACCCTGGCCAGCGGCCTGCAACGGCTGCACGCCGGGTTGACCCGGGCCGAGAACGGCACCGCCCAGCTGAACGCCGGCGAGCGGCTGTTCCAAACCAAACTCGGGCAACTGTCCAACGGGGTAAGTCAGCTCGCTTCCGGTGTCGGCCAGCTGCCATCAAACGTGCAGAAGCTCCTCGACGCCACTGGCAAGCTCAATCACGGACTCACCAAGGCCGGCGGCTACCTCCAGCAGGTCAGCACCCACGCCGACACACCGGAGGCCGCCGGCTTCTATCTGACCGCCAGCGACTTGGCCCGGCCAGCGTTCAGCCTCGCCCAACAGCTGTTCCTGAGCCCCAACGGTCACCTTGCCCGGATCCAGATCGTCGGCACCACCGACCCGCTGACCAACAGCGGCCAAGCGCGCTACCACCAGATCGAGAGCACCGCCGCACTCTCCATCCGCGGCACGTCCCTGCATGGTGCGCACCTTCAGCTCACCGGTGCCGGCGGCTTCGGCAACGACCTCGACAACTACCTGCACCAGGACGCGCAACTTGTCGCGTTGGCCGTCCTCCTGTCGGTCTTCCTGATCCTCGTCGTCGCCCTGCGTGCACTGGTCGCACCGCTGTACCTGCTCGCCTCGGTCGTGCTTTCCTACGCTGCGGCCATGGGCCTGACCACCCTGGTCTGGCAGCACCTCCTCGGCCACCAGATCGACTTCTTCGTGCCAGTGCTCGGCTTTGTGCTGCTGGTCGCTGTCGGCGCCGACTACAACATCCTTCTCATGTCCCGACTCCGCGAGCATGACGACGTACCGACTCCACAGACTGTCGCTCGCGCCGTAGCCAGCACCGGAGCGGTCATCACCTCGGCGGGCATCATCTTCGCGACGACCTTCGCCGCCCTCCTCGGATCGCCGCTGCTCGGCCTGGCCGAGATCGGTTTCGCGATGGCATCGGGCCTGCTGTTGGACACCTTCGTCGTCCGCACCCTGATCGTCCCCGCCTGCGCCACACTCATCGGCGGCCGGAACTGGTGGCCATCCAAACACGCCACCCGCGAGTCACCTGACCGCGACCACCACGAGGTCCTCACGCCCATCCAGCACGCCTGA
- a CDS encoding cytochrome P450 produces the protein MATTMVHNLDLHEIDVLSLERQELFDAVDAARSQHWLARTALGYLLLDYSDVAAILADRRFHSALSLLPGIADADSSFRERRQRSILATEGDEHSRLRRLASPAFTPRATERLRPFMRQVMEGLVDSIAERGGCEFVTEICEPYPIPIICELLGAPKEDWELFSRWATDIFRIFNNDVANDLPTIQAAMAELDQYVTDLINQRRQLPADDLLSRLIAAEEQGDRMTTAELIMMTEAVLMAGTDTTRNQLACAVALFAQHPDQWKALAEEPSLAPQAVEETLRHLGAVRSTVRVAAEDIDYREVTFPAGTLVSLGLAVANHDANQWPDPYRFDITRPATGAPQMTFGSGIHYCLGASLARAELQEALPILARRMPDLRLDGTIAWKPPTVGIWGPARLDVVFQPASA, from the coding sequence GTGGCGACCACCATGGTGCACAACCTGGACCTTCACGAGATCGACGTGCTCAGCCTCGAACGCCAAGAACTCTTCGACGCCGTCGACGCGGCCAGGTCACAACACTGGCTGGCGAGGACCGCACTCGGATACCTGCTGCTGGACTACAGCGATGTCGCTGCCATTCTGGCCGACCGCCGCTTCCACTCGGCACTCTCACTCCTCCCTGGGATCGCCGACGCCGACAGCTCGTTTCGGGAACGCCGCCAGCGCTCGATCCTGGCCACCGAAGGCGATGAGCACAGCCGGCTTCGCCGCCTCGCCTCACCCGCCTTCACGCCCCGGGCCACCGAACGGCTTCGCCCCTTCATGCGACAGGTCATGGAGGGACTTGTCGACTCCATCGCCGAACGCGGGGGCTGCGAGTTCGTGACCGAGATCTGCGAGCCCTATCCGATCCCGATCATCTGCGAGCTGCTCGGCGCACCGAAGGAGGACTGGGAGCTGTTCTCCCGCTGGGCCACCGACATCTTCCGGATCTTCAACAACGACGTCGCTAACGACCTCCCCACCATCCAGGCAGCGATGGCTGAGCTTGACCAGTACGTCACCGACCTGATCAATCAGCGCCGACAGCTCCCCGCCGACGACCTGCTCAGCCGGCTCATCGCCGCTGAAGAACAAGGCGACCGGATGACGACCGCGGAGTTGATCATGATGACCGAGGCGGTCCTCATGGCTGGCACCGACACCACCCGCAACCAGCTGGCGTGCGCCGTGGCCCTGTTCGCCCAACACCCGGACCAGTGGAAGGCCCTGGCCGAGGAACCGAGCCTGGCACCACAAGCGGTCGAGGAGACCCTGCGGCACCTCGGTGCCGTCCGATCCACCGTGCGGGTCGCTGCCGAGGACATCGACTACCGCGAGGTGACCTTTCCAGCCGGAACCCTCGTCTCGCTCGGCCTCGCCGTCGCCAACCACGACGCGAACCAATGGCCCGACCCGTACCGGTTCGACATCACCAGGCCTGCAACCGGCGCCCCGCAGATGACATTCGGGTCAGGCATCCACTACTGCCTCGGCGCCTCCCTGGCCCGAGCCGAGCTCCAAGAGGCGCTTCCCATCCTCGCCCGGCGCATGCCCGACCTCCGCCTCGACGGAACCATCGCCTGGAAACCGCCCACCGTCGGCATCTGGGGCCCCGCGCGCCTCGACGTCGTGTTCCAACCGGCATCCGCCTGA
- a CDS encoding nucleotidyltransferase domain-containing protein — MKAADQDHLWRAAKPPESSVQSPRVASLDDHNRYASILLDMDVSDPTRAVTPTLDGPVLAVLAASGRPLTVGQVAQQAARGSEIGIRRSLARLVEQGIVRATLMGRNQVHELNRDHVAAEVAVLLSDLRNRLWENFRSEFTNWKVQPLFASVFGSVARGDGDDASDIDLFIVHPPFPGEPKPPRLTSTIKSQFADALGAFAVAAEIDSAAAQWEQQLDALRDKAERWTGNSLQVVDLSFHEWRHPAEAHLALLQEIQRDGIELHRIRAMSIWSAGTGTDG; from the coding sequence TTGAAGGCTGCCGATCAAGATCATCTATGGCGCGCGGCCAAGCCGCCAGAGAGCTCGGTGCAGTCGCCACGCGTTGCGAGTCTTGACGATCACAATAGATACGCTTCTATACTTTTAGATATGGATGTATCTGATCCGACACGAGCGGTCACCCCGACCCTCGACGGGCCGGTGCTCGCTGTCCTCGCTGCCTCGGGACGTCCACTCACCGTGGGCCAAGTCGCTCAGCAGGCAGCGCGCGGATCAGAGATCGGAATCCGGCGAAGCCTGGCGCGGCTGGTCGAGCAGGGGATCGTCCGCGCGACCCTGATGGGCCGCAACCAGGTGCATGAACTCAACCGCGATCATGTCGCCGCCGAGGTCGCGGTCCTTCTCAGCGACCTCCGAAATCGCCTGTGGGAGAACTTCCGCAGCGAGTTCACGAACTGGAAGGTGCAACCGCTGTTCGCCTCGGTGTTCGGCTCAGTCGCCAGGGGAGACGGCGACGATGCCAGCGACATCGACCTGTTCATCGTCCACCCGCCATTTCCCGGTGAACCGAAACCACCTCGGCTCACCTCGACGATCAAGTCCCAGTTCGCCGACGCCCTTGGCGCTTTCGCGGTCGCGGCCGAGATCGACAGCGCGGCAGCACAGTGGGAGCAGCAGCTCGACGCCCTTCGCGACAAGGCGGAGCGCTGGACCGGAAACTCGCTCCAAGTCGTCGACCTTTCGTTCCATGAATGGCGCCACCCGGCCGAAGCGCATCTCGCACTACTCCAAGAGATTCAGCGCGACGGGATCGAGCTGCATCGGATCAGGGCAATGTCGATCTGGTCGGCCGGCACCGGCACCGATGGCTAG
- a CDS encoding tyrosine-type recombinase/integrase produces the protein MGRRSRGEGTVYLNPDTRTYTAEVTVYGQRRRKKGLKSRAAGTRWIREQTGEDATHDGKPVAGRGLTMNEWFEQWDAILTRRVRLGRFSETTLESYRKYVRLHIRADLGHLYVRDVGARDLIKLYDRLMTEGSPGGRGPLSQRTTAYIHNILRACFRDAITADPPLRRTNPCTQIGKDDAPRTPSKSDQGSYVIWEPEQILAFLTHYADNRLIALFWLYFTRGARRGELLGLRWPSVDLEHGTLALTRNRTTTYSGKVIERDTTKGQGKGRFVPLDAVLIDVMNAHRERWTAERDTAVAAGKWFESDYVFTSDGRNQPDGTIGTPLHPDHLSRTFKRMITAYNKKHPDQPLPMLRLHDTRHTTATAMIFAGVDDQIVAQLLGHNSVMVTRTVYSHVLKERSARAAALMTELIVGGTHSPEHG, from the coding sequence GTGGGGCGCCGCAGCAGGGGAGAAGGCACCGTCTACCTCAACCCCGACACGCGCACCTACACCGCCGAAGTCACCGTCTACGGCCAGCGCCGCCGCAAGAAAGGCCTCAAGAGCCGCGCCGCAGGCACCCGCTGGATCCGGGAACAGACCGGCGAGGACGCCACCCACGACGGCAAGCCGGTCGCCGGGCGCGGTCTCACGATGAACGAATGGTTCGAGCAGTGGGACGCGATCCTCACCCGCCGGGTCCGGCTCGGCCGGTTCAGTGAGACCACGCTCGAGTCCTACCGCAAGTACGTCCGGCTGCACATCCGTGCCGACCTCGGCCACCTCTACGTCCGCGACGTCGGAGCCCGCGACCTGATCAAGCTCTACGACCGGCTGATGACCGAAGGCAGCCCGGGCGGTCGCGGACCCCTGTCGCAGCGGACCACCGCATACATCCACAACATCCTGCGGGCCTGCTTCCGCGACGCGATCACCGCCGACCCGCCGCTACGGCGTACCAACCCGTGCACCCAGATCGGCAAGGACGACGCACCCCGTACGCCGTCGAAGTCCGACCAGGGCAGCTACGTCATCTGGGAACCCGAACAGATCCTCGCGTTCCTGACCCACTACGCCGACAACCGGCTGATCGCACTGTTCTGGCTGTACTTCACCCGCGGCGCCCGACGCGGCGAGCTGCTCGGTCTGCGCTGGCCCAGCGTCGACCTCGAGCACGGCACCCTCGCACTGACCCGCAACCGGACCACCACGTACAGCGGCAAGGTGATCGAACGCGACACCACTAAAGGCCAAGGGAAGGGCCGGTTCGTCCCACTCGACGCAGTCCTCATCGATGTGATGAATGCGCATCGCGAACGCTGGACCGCCGAACGCGACACGGCGGTCGCGGCGGGGAAGTGGTTCGAGTCCGACTACGTCTTCACCAGCGACGGCCGCAACCAGCCCGACGGAACCATCGGTACGCCCCTGCATCCCGACCACCTGTCACGGACGTTCAAGCGAATGATCACCGCGTACAACAAGAAGCACCCTGACCAGCCGCTGCCAATGCTTCGCCTTCACGACACCCGGCACACCACCGCGACCGCGATGATCTTCGCCGGCGTCGACGACCAGATCGTCGCCCAACTCCTCGGCCACAACAGCGTCATGGTCACCCGGACCGTCTACTCACACGTCCTAAAAGAGCGCTCCGCTCGAGCTGCGGCACTTATGACGGAGCTCATCGTCGGAGGGACTCATTCGCCGGAGCACGGCTGA
- a CDS encoding helix-turn-helix domain-containing protein produces MTALSTDPAQPLALERLMTVDEVAAVLQMSKDWVYRHRRELKALKLGRELRFEPGDLRAWMTRTAGRL; encoded by the coding sequence ATGACCGCCCTGTCCACAGATCCCGCGCAGCCCCTTGCGCTCGAGCGATTGATGACTGTCGATGAAGTCGCGGCGGTCCTGCAGATGAGCAAGGACTGGGTCTACCGGCACCGCCGCGAGCTCAAAGCCCTCAAGCTCGGCCGCGAGCTGCGGTTCGAGCCCGGCGACCTGCGGGCCTGGATGACCCGCACCGCCGGCCGGCTGTAA